In the Desulfallas thermosapovorans DSM 6562 genome, CCGGCCAGCTGTTCCAATTGGGTAATGCTAAGCTCCCGCACGTCCCGGGGTGAATTTATTTGCTCCAAATACCTGCCCAAGGTTTCACCTTCACCTCAATTTTGTTGTCAGGAGTAAGTTTATTTTTTTACTAAACTTATACCCGTTATACTACTGAAGGCGGCCATAATCCTGCCTACGCCAAAAATAACCTTGTTGGAGTTGCTAAGGGCGATTTTTTTACCATAGGCTTTACCACCCACTGTAAAGGCGGCAATCAGTGCCGTTATTAACATATTCAATATAAACCGGTTTAGATCCTCCCTGAGGCTCATGATCTGCAACACCAGGGCTATGCCCAGGGCGCCGCTGACCGTGCCGGCTATGTCACCTATTACATCATTGGCTATATTGGCTACCCGGTCCGCATTGCGGATTAAAAATACGCCTTCCCGGGCCCCGGCCACTTTCTTGGCGGCCATGGCGTGGAAAGGGGCAACATCTGCTGCGGCCACCGAGGTTCCAATAATATCCGCCGTTATACCGAATAAAATAATCAATATCAACAACACAAAGGAAAAAGTCAAATTATTTATGGTTTCGGATAAAAACTGGGATAATAAAAAGAAAACCGCCGCCAGGACAAAAGAAATTAAACCGACAAACAGCACAAATTTACCGGAAACCGTAGATTTGTTACTTTTCAAACTCTTCACTCCATTTAATTTGTGCCGGTCTAAGCGGCCTTACCCCAATGGTTCCATCCGGTTGGGGGATGTGCGTATGTACAGGAACAAGTGACAACGTTACGGGTAAATATTGTGGCTTAGGTCCAGCAGGTTTTCCCAATTTCGTACCGGCTGTCACCATACCGGCGGTTTCCCATTAAACGAAATTCCAAAAGTTAATTTTGGGGCTGGATTACCACTTAGTCCACACTGCAATCCCCGTACCGTCCCGGACAACCGGACAGCCTAGAAGTTTTCCTTAAACGGGAGTACCTTATCCTAGCCTCTTTTGCAACAGCGGTTTAAACCCACAGCACATAACGCATGGGCCCAAGCGTTGTGTGCCGCTTTACAGGCCTCCACCGGCATCACTCAAGGCAGGCTACACTGCACGCAGCTTTCCCCACGTGCAGGTTTACCCCCAAGCCATAGCAGTTGCCGTTAACAAACTGCCACGCACTTGGGTCTCCACGGGGGCAGGGTCAACGCCCACATGCCATTGCAGGTCGCCCCGCCCCCTTAACTCCCAGCACCAACCCCCGACTGGGCGTCGGCAGCCAGCACCAGGAACTTCATCGATGTGCCCTTGACGGATTTTTAGGCCCGCCTTCAGATAAGGGTTCCCGACTAGGATACTGCGTCACTTGTTCGCAGCATAAATACTTTCAATCTATTATTATAACACGATGTTTGCCGGAACGACAAACACTCATTCCCGCCGCAGCTCGACAATATGGACCGAATGTCGTCGATTTATAACCCCGCGCAACACCGCGTTCGGCTTTGGCCGGTATTAGGATAGTTATCCATATAATTTGAACTGTGCAACGAATAGCCGGTTGAATTGCTCAATTTTCCCTGTTCAGTACAAATCCAACCAGTCCGCGTAAAAAACCGGCCTCAGCGCCAAAGGAAGCCAGGGCACCGGTGGCATGTTCCGCCGCCTGTCGCGCCATGTCCTTGGCGGCTGCCAGGCCGTACAGCGCAGGATAGGTAGCCTTTTGGTTTTTGGTATCACTGCCCACCGGCTTACCCAGCTTTTGCTCGTCCCCTTCTATGTCCAATATATCATCCACAATCTGGAAAGCCAGCCCCAGGTTTTCAGCATAAAGGGTGAGTTTATCCAATTGTTCCGGGGTGGCACCGGATAGCATGGCCCCCGCCCGCACAGAAGCTTTGTACAGAGCACCGGTTTTACGGCTGTGGATGTAATCCAGCACCTGTCTATCGATTAATTTATCGCTGGAAAGAATATCCACCACCTGGCCGCCGATTAACCCCATAGTCCCGGCCGCCACGGCCACCTCGTGAATTACCCGCAGTATCCTGCCGGTATCGACCGATCCGCTCCGGGATAAACCGGCCAGTATCTCAAAGGCCAGGGTTAGCAGGGCGTCACCAACCAGCACAGCCATGGCTTCGCCATATATTTTGTGGCTGGTGGGACGGCCCCGGCGTAAATCGTCGTTATCCATGGCCGGTAAATCATCGTGCACCAGCGAGTAAGTGTGCAGCAGTTCTATGGCACAGGCGGCCGGCAGTACGAATTGATATCCTCCCCCCACCGCCCGGGCCGAGGCCAGCACCAGGGCGGGACGTAGCCGCTTGCCGCCGGCAAATACGCTGTAGCGCATGGCTTCGTGAATTAAGGACGGGTAATTACTTGCCGAAGGAAGGTATTCATCAAGGGCTTTGTCCACCATGGCGGCGTATCCGGCCAATTCCTCTTTAAAAGCCATATTTACAGCTCCTCTTCCCTAATTACAGACTGTCCTTGATCATCCTCCAACAGTATGCTGATTTGCTTTTCAGCCTGTTCCAAATGCTTATTGCATTTTTTGGTGAGACTGATGCCTTCGGCAAACAGTTTAAGCGATTCCTCCAGGGGCAGGTTGCCCTCTTCCAGGCGGTTGACCAGCTCTTCCAGCCGGGCCAGCGCTTCTTCAAAGCTTATAGCATCATTATTCATTATTGCCCTAAAACCTCCAATTTAATGGATTATCCCCTTTCATTTAAATTATATATCAATTGACTGACCAAAACCACCGCCCAAATTCTTTAAGACTCTTGGAAAGTCAGCGCGAGACCCGCTTATATCATTTTTGCGGCAGCCAGCCCTTACGGTGTTACACAGGTGCCAAAACCAGCGATTAGAACAAACTCTATAAAGAATGGTAAAAAAAAAAAGAGGGGCTTTTTTACAGCCCCAAGTACAAAAATATATTACTTCATCCTCTCCCGAACTTCCGCCACTGCCTTTTCTTTTAATTCTGCGGCCTTTTTAACCAGCTGCTCTTTCTCCGCCAGTATATTCTTTACGTACTCCTCATCTTTAACCATGGGAATATTGATATCAGCACTTAAAAGCACGGCGTTGAGGGCCGCCTCACACACATATGCCGCCACACCGGCATCACTGATGGCCATTTTGTTACCAATTTTGGCCAGCCGGTCGGTTATTTCCAGTGCTTCCAGCAGGGTGCGGGCTATCTCCATGGGTGTATCGGTGGCGGTTTTAAGCGCCTTTTGCATCATTTCTTCCCGCTTGGCCTTTTCCTCATCGGTGTTCTTGGGCATGCGGAAAACGTCCATAAACTTGCCAAAGGCGGCTATATCCGCGGCCACCAGTTTTTCCAGCTTATTTATGATAAAGTAAGCAGCACCGGTGATTTCCTTAACTTCGGGTTCAACATCCTTGAACTTGGGCTTGCCCACAGTAAGGTTACCCACCATGGCGGTCATGGCAACGCCCAGAGTACCCACCAGAGCCGATACGCTGCCGCCGCCGGGGGTGGGAGCGTCAGAGGCCGATACTGCCACTACTTTGCGGAACGGAAAATCATAAATTTCGCTCACTTGAGTCACCTCATCAATAAAAATTTGGAATTAAGCCAAACCCTGCAGTTTGATAGCCTTGAGCACGTTTTTCTGAATCAGTACGGTGGTCAGGCTGCCCACGCCGCCCGGCACGGGGGTGATGGCACCCGCCACTTCCTTGGCGTTTTCAAAGTCAACGTCGCCGCAGATACCGCCGCCCTCGGCGGGGTTAATACCGGCGTCAACCACGACGGCACCGGGTTTGATCATATCAGCAGTGATCATTTTTGCCCGGCCCACCGCCGCGATAAGGATATCGGCCTGTTTGGTATGATAAGCCAGGTCGGCGGTTTTGGTGTGACAAACGGTTACAGTGGCGTTTTGATTGAGCATCATAAATACCAGCGGTTTGCCCACAGTTTCACCGCGGCCTACGATAACGGCGTTTTTGCCTTTGATTTCAATGCCGCTACGAAGCATAACTTCAATGCAGCTCTGGGGGGTAGCCGGGAACAGGCCCTCGCCGCCGCTTAAAATGTAACCCCGGTTGATGGGATGGGAGCCGTCCACGTCCTTTTTGGGGTCAACGGATTCCAAAACAACTTTTTTATCCATGCCCTTGGGCAGGGGCAGTTCGATCATAATACCGTGTACACTGGTATCCTTATTCCATGCGTCAATGACAGCCAGCACTTCCTCAAGGGTGGAGGAACCGGTCATGGTTTTCAATTCGAAGTCGATACCCACGTTGGCGCAGGATTTCTCCTTGGAGCGGGCGTATACCACCGAAGCGGGATCATCACCAACAAGTAATACATTCAGCTTGGGCACAATGCCCTTTTCCCGCAGTTGTGCCACTTCAGCCTTCACTTCTTCTCTGATGGTCGCTGCAATCGCTTTGCCATCAATAAGGGTCGCCATTATAGTTTTCCTCCCTAAACAAATATTTTATTTAATCTCTTTGACCAGGCACTCTATCATTCCCCGGTGTAAATGCACCTGCACCTGGTCGCCAGCTTGTACCTGCCGGCTGTCCCGCAATACCGCACCGTCCGGGCAAAGGGTATAACTGTATCCCCTCGCCAGTGTGGCCAGCGGGCTGAGGGCATCAAGCCGCCCCGCCAGCAGAGCCAGGCGACCGGCCAAACCGTTCACACCGGTCCTGGCCAGCCCGGCCAGCTGTTTTTCCAACATATCCACAGCCTGGCGCCGCTGCTCCACCAGTTTATCCAGGGGCCTGGCCAGCACCCGGCTCCGGGCGCAGTGGCTTAACCGCTGCCGGTAGCCGATTATCTGCTGTTCCAAAGAACGGGTTAGCCGCGCGGCTTGCATGTCCACCAGCCTTTTCGTTTCCAACCGGTCGGGCACCGCCAATTCCGCCGCCGCCGAAGGGGTGGGAGCACGCAAATCTGCGGCCATATCGGCCAGGGTGAAATCAGTTTCGTGCCCCACCGCCGATATAACCGGTATGCGAGAGGCCGCGATACTTCTAACCACCTGCTCGGTGTTAAAGGCCCAAAGCTCCTCAAGGGATCCTCCCCCCCGGCCTACAATGATTAAATCCACACTATTCAGCCTATTTAGCTGTTCCAAAGCCCGGGAAACCTCCCGGGGAGCTGCTTCTCCCTGTACCGCCACAGGGGCCAGTATTATTTTAACCTGGGGCCAGCGGCGGCGCAATATTTGCATAACATCCCGCACCGCCGCACCCGTCCGGGATGTCACAATACCAACACAGCGGGGAAAACGGGGTAGTCTTTTCTTGCGGCTGTGATCAAATAACCCTTCGGCAGCCAGTTCCTGTTTGAGATTTTCCAGGGCGGCAAAGAGCGCCCCGGTACCATCGGGTTCCAACTGCTCGGCATATAACTGGTACTGGCCGTCCCGGTCATAAACGGTCACGTAACCCCTTACCCGAACGGCCATACCGTTCCCCGGGCTGCATTTTAAATTTCTGGCCCGGGAACGAAACATGACTACTCTGATACAGGAATAATTGTCTTTCAAGGTAAAGTAAATATGCCCGGATGTAGCTTTTTTATAGTTGGAAACCTCACCCTTGACCCACAGATTAATCAACTGCCGATCATTTTCCAACAGATTTTTGATATGTCCGGTTAATTGCTGCACGGTAAAAATCTGCATCGATCAGTTCCTTTTCCATAGCAAGTTAACTAAATTCGACAATATCCGGTTATCCATCCCTTATTAAAACAGCAATGATCACTTCCAGCCGGCTGGAAATATGCCGCCGTGCTGATGATTTTTTAAATTTGATTTATCCTGCCCTAAGTTTATCATTGGTGCCGGGCAGTTGTGAACCAGCGAAATTATTTACTGGTCAAATAGGCGTGAATCGATTTGGCCGCCGTGCGCCCGGCACCCATGGCCAGGATAACGGTGGCCGCACCGGTAACCACGTCGCCGCCGGCAAACACGCCGGGCTTGGAAGTAGCGCCGGTTTCCGGGTCCGCTACGATGTTTCCTCTGCTAGTTAATTCCAGGCCTTTGGTAGTCCTTGGCACCAGCGGGTTGGGGCCCTGGCCGATGGCCACCACCACGGTATCCACATCCATAATATATTCGGAGCCTTCAATGGGAACGGGGCGGCGTCTTCCTGAAGCATCGGGCTCGCCCAGTTCATATTTGATGCATTTCATGCCGGTTACCCAGCCTTCTTCGTTGCTGAGTATTTCCACCGGGCTGGTCAAAAAGGCAAACTTGACGCCCTCTTCCTCGGCATGTTCAACCTCTTCCTTGCGGGCCGGCAGTTCCTCATGGGAACGGCGGTACACGATCCAGGATTCCTCGGCGCCCAAACGCAGCGCAGTGCGGGCACCGTCCATGGCTACGTTACCGCCGCCCAGCACGGCGACCTTTTTACCGATTTTAATGGGTGTATCCCAATCGGGGAATTGGTAGGCCTTCATCAGGTTGGTACGGGTTAAAAATTCGTTGGCGGAGTAAACACCACAGGCATTTTCCCCGGGAATTTTCATAAAATAGGGCAGGCCGGCACCGGTGCCGATAAATATTGCGTCATAACCCTCGTTTTCCATTAATTCATCAACAGTGGTAAACTTGCCCACCACCGAGTTAACTTCAATTTTAACGCCCAGTTTCTTCAGGTTTTCCACTTCGGCCTGCACTACGGCCTTGGGCAGACGAAATTCGGGAATACCATACATCAACACACCGCCCGCCACGTGCAAGGCCTCGTATACAGTTACATCATGACCCAGCTTGGCTAAATCGGAAGCGCAGGTCAAACCCGCCGGCCCGGAACCAACCACGGCCACCTTTTTACCGGTGGGCGGAGCTACCTCGGGCAAGGTCACACCCTTTTGCAATTCCCGGTCGGCGCAGAAGCGTTCAATACGGCCGATACCAACGGCTTCATATTTTTTAGCCAAAGTACAGTATTTTTCGCACTGGTTTTCCTGGGGGCACACCCGGCCGCAGACCGCCGGCAAAGCGTTCTTCTCTTTTATCTTTTTAATAGCCCCGTCAAAATCCCGTTCGGCCACCAGCTTGATAAAGGCGGGAATATCCACCTCCACCGGGCAACCTTGCCGGCAGGGCTCATTTTTACACTGCAGGCAACGCTGGGCTTCAGCAACTACAGTTTCCTCATCGTAGCCCAGGGCCACTTCATTGAAATTCCGGGCCCTTTCCAGGGGATCCTGGGCCGGCATGGGGTTCTTATTGGGTATAATTTTTTTCTTGGTTTTTTGTTCAGCCATTATTTGCCACCTCCACATCCGCACTTGCATTCATGATGTTCCAGGGCTTTTTGCTCTTCCGCTTTAAAGTAAACCTGGCGGCGGGATAACTCGGCCCAGTCCACCTGGTGCCCGTCAAAGTCCGGTCCGTCAACGCAGACAAACTTGGTTTCATTGCCCACGGAAACCCGGCAACAGCCGCACATACCCGTACCGTCCACCATCAGAGCATTCAGGCTGACTATTGTTTTTATGCCGTATTCTTTGGTCATGTTACATACCGCCCGCATCATTGGCTGTGGCCCGATGGCAATAACCAGAGGAATATTTTCTTTACCTTTACTTTCAATGACCTCTTTTAATACGTCGGTGACAAAACCCTTACGCACATAAGAACCGTCATCGGTGGTAACCAGCAATTCCGAGCAGGCCGCCCGCATGTGGTCTTCCCAGAACATAAGCTCCTTATTCCTGGCTCCCATAATACCAATTACATGGTTGCCTGCTTCTTTAAAGGCCCGGGCAATGGGATGCACCGGCGCAACACCAACACCGCCACCTACGCAAACCACGTTGCCCACGTTTTCAATGTGGGTGGGCTCGCCCAGCGGTCCTACAAAATCTTTGATGTAATCTCCGGCTTCCATGGCACCCAGTTGTTTAGTGGTTTTACCCACTTCCTGGAATACTATGGTTACGGTGCCCTTTTCCCGGTCAAAGTCAGCAATGGTCAAGGGAATCCTTTCCCCTTCTTCATGGATGCGTAAAATAATGAATTGACCGGCCTGGCAGCTTTTGGCCACCTTGGGCGCATCGATCACAAATAGTTTGATTATTGGTGAAAAAACCTGCTTTTCTAGTATTTTGAACACGTCTCTCCATTCCCCTCCCTCATTTTTTTTCATCCAGAAAACTTATCCTTAATATTTCTAGGCTAAATGCTTGATTCCTGCCATCACGCCAGGCATTAAACAAAATTTTGCGAAAAAAGCGCCAATACAAAAAAAACAAGGTTGAAATCAGAGATTTTCAACCTTTAAAAACCGGCACCAAAGTTATGTCAACTGTTCAAGCCCGGGTTTCCCCAACCCGGCGGGCAAAGGCACCCAAAATACCGTTGATAAACTTGCCTGAATCCTTACCACCAAACCTTTTGGCCAGTTCCACAGCCTCGTTGATAGATACGCCGTGTGGTATATCATCGACATACAGCATTTCATACATAGCCAACCGGAGAATATTTCTATCCACGGCCGCCATCCGCTCCAACTGCCATTCCCGGCTGTACCCGGCAATGGTTTTATCCAACTCCTCCATTTTTTCCAGGGTCCCGTATACCAGTTGGCTGGCAAATTCAAAATCTGATTCGGCAAGCACAAAGTTTTCCTGAATATTTCGCAGTGCCTCATCCACGGCCATTTTGCCCACATCCACCTGGTATAGCACCTGCATAGCCGATTCCCTGGATTGTCTTCTGCCCATTGATTTGTGTCACCTTTCCCCCAGCAAGCGTAACAGCCGGTCTTTAATATCCACCTGGTCGTCCAATTGTTTTCCCCCCAGGTAGCCCAATACAACGCATACTACAATAAAAAGGGTCTTTAAAACCCCCCAAAAAATCACGGACAAGCTTAGCAACAGGCCTATTAACACACCAATTATTTTTCCCCGGTGCATGATAATCCATTCCAGAATATATTCCAGGTAATCCATAAGGCCACTCCCCATTATTCAACCCTGGGTTTGGCTGTTTTGAAACTCTCCACAGCCACCCGCACCTCGGATACGGTTACCCCCACCACGTTATATATACTATCCTTTACCTTCTTTTGTATATCTTCCGATACAGCGGGAATATTAATATCCGGAGCAGTGATTAATTTTAAATGCATGGCTATCCCCCGGGGCGATGACTCTACTTTGGCCTTTACTTCTTTAATACCAGGTACGTCGGCTACCGCCTTTTCCGCCAGGGTTTCGACAGCGGCCAGAGAAACCCGCACCTGACCCAGGCCGCCTTCGTGCACCACTGCTTGCTTCCTGCGCTCGGGCTTTAAGCTTTTCCACAACAGTCGCAGGCCCATAATAACATATACCACCACTAAGGTCCATAATATTTCGTAATTGGAGGAGGTATTGATCTCCCCCCAAAGCCGCTTTGCCGGATCCGGCCAACCGGCCAGGAAGACGCCCAGGGCCATAAAAAGCAATGTTAAAGTTGTAGTGTACAACAAAAGTATGCCGCGGTCAAAGGGCCCCATGTGCATTATCCTCCAGTTTTATTTTACCCGGTTACTGTGTTCCTCTTCACCTGGTTCATTGGCGAAGGCCACTCCCTGCACATTGACATTTACCTCCACCACCACAAGGCCCGTCATTTTTTCAATGGCGTTCTTTACAACGTCTTGTATTTTAGCCGCTACATCGGGGATGCGGGAACCATACTCCACCACAATAAATAAATCCACCGCCGCTTCCTTTTCTCCCACTTCCACCTTGACGCCCTTGGAAAGATTTTTGCGGCCCAATTTTTCTGTGATACCGCCCACCACACCGCCGCTCATTCCAACCACGCCGGGTACTTCGGTGGCGGCCAGCCCGGCAATAATGCGCACAACATCATCGGCAATGCGGATGGTCCCCAGACTGTTTTTCTCTTCACGAACCATGTCTTGCTGCTCCACTTTGCAACCCCCTCACATCCAAGATTTAAGTTATTATACCAAAGGAGGAAAAATACCGCAATTAACCCTGCGGTATTATTCTACGCTGAATAAAATTGGTATATATCTCTCCCCTGCGGAAGAAAGCGTTGCGCAATATGCGCCGGTGGAAGGGGATAATGGTCTTGACCCCGTTTATGGCCAGTTCATCCAGGGCACGCTGCATGCGCGTAACCGCTTCACTGCGATCCCGCCCCCAGACAATCAGCTTGCCCAGCATGGAATCGTAATGGGGAGGTACCTCCCACCCGGCGAAGATGGCACTGTCCAGGCGCACCCCGGGACCTCCGGGGGGCTGAAAGGAGGTAATTTTACCCGGACAGGCCATGAAATTCCGATCCGGGTCCTCGGCGTTGATGCGGCATTCGATGGCCCAGCCGGAAAACCGGATATCCTCCTGCCGGTAGCCCAACTCCTCCCCGGAAGCAATGCGTATTTGCTCTTTAATTAAATCAATGCCGGTTACCATCTCAGTCACCGGGTGTTCCACCTGAATGCGGGTGTTCATTTCGATAAAATAAAAATTACCGTGTTTATCCAATAAAAATTCCACCGTACCAGCGCTACGGTAGCCCACTACCCGGGCAGCAGCCACCGCCGCCTCACTCAAACGGCGGCGCAGTTCTTCGTCCACCGCCGACGAAGGTGACTCTTCAATAATTTTCTGGTTGCGCCGCTGAATGGAGCAATCCCGCTCACCCAGGTGCACAATGTTACCGTAATTGTCGGCCAGCAGCTGTATTTCAATGTGTCGGGGTTCTTCCACGTATTTCTCCAGATAAATATCCCCGCTGCCAAAGGCGGCTGTAGCTTCAGAGCGGGCGGTTAATATACCCCGGGCCACTTCTTCCTCACACTGGGCCACCCGCATGCCCTTGCCGCCGCCGCCCGATGAAGCCTTGATCAGCACCGGGTAGCCAATTTCAGCGGCAACCTGCAGCGCCTGCCCGGCATCGCTGATCACGCCCCGGGAACCGGGCACCACAGGCACCCCGGAGGCCAGCATGGTTTCCCGGGCCTGCACTTTGTTGCCCATCAGGCGCATGGCCTCGGCCGGGGGGCCGATAAAAATCAACCCGTTGGCAGCACATATTTCAGCAAACTTATCATTTTCCGATAAAAAACCGTACCCCGGGTGTATCGCATCGGCTCGAGTTATAAGGGCGGCGCTGATGACGTTGGAAATGTTAAGATAACTGCGGCCCGGAGGCGGCGGGCCAATACATACCGCCTCATCGGCCATGCGCACGTGCAGGCTGTCCCTGTCCGACTCCGAGTAAACCGCCACGCTGGCTATGTTCATTTCCCGGCAAGCCCGGATAATTCGCACCGCTATTTCGCCCCGGTTGGCAATTAGTATTTTGCTGATCATGGTTATCACCTAGTCCTCTTTAATTACCATCAGCGGCTGGCCGTATTCCACGGCCTGGGCGTTCTCCACCAAAATCTGCACCACGGTGCCCGAAACCTCGGCTTCAATTTCATTCATCAGTTTCATGGCCTCCAGTATACAAAGGGTCTGACCCTTTTCCACCCGGGTGCCCACTTCCACGAAGGGATCGGCATCCGGGGCCGGGGCACGGTAAAAGGTGCCCACCATGGGCGCTTTAATTACGGCACCTTCCGGTACTGCTAC is a window encoding:
- a CDS encoding cyclodeaminase/cyclohydrolase family protein — protein: MSEIYDFPFRKVVAVSASDAPTPGGGSVSALVGTLGVAMTAMVGNLTVGKPKFKDVEPEVKEITGAAYFIINKLEKLVAADIAAFGKFMDVFRMPKNTDEEKAKREEMMQKALKTATDTPMEIARTLLEALEITDRLAKIGNKMAISDAGVAAYVCEAALNAVLLSADINIPMVKDEEYVKNILAEKEQLVKKAAELKEKAVAEVRERMK
- a CDS encoding polyprenyl synthetase family protein; this encodes MAFKEELAGYAAMVDKALDEYLPSASNYPSLIHEAMRYSVFAGGKRLRPALVLASARAVGGGYQFVLPAACAIELLHTYSLVHDDLPAMDNDDLRRGRPTSHKIYGEAMAVLVGDALLTLAFEILAGLSRSGSVDTGRILRVIHEVAVAAGTMGLIGGQVVDILSSDKLIDRQVLDYIHSRKTGALYKASVRAGAMLSGATPEQLDKLTLYAENLGLAFQIVDDILDIEGDEQKLGKPVGSDTKNQKATYPALYGLAAAKDMARQAAEHATGALASFGAEAGFLRGLVGFVLNREN
- a CDS encoding DUF2273 domain-containing protein; its protein translation is MDYLEYILEWIIMHRGKIIGVLIGLLLSLSVIFWGVLKTLFIVVCVVLGYLGGKQLDDQVDIKDRLLRLLGER
- the gltA gene encoding NADPH-dependent glutamate synthase, which produces MAEQKTKKKIIPNKNPMPAQDPLERARNFNEVALGYDEETVVAEAQRCLQCKNEPCRQGCPVEVDIPAFIKLVAERDFDGAIKKIKEKNALPAVCGRVCPQENQCEKYCTLAKKYEAVGIGRIERFCADRELQKGVTLPEVAPPTGKKVAVVGSGPAGLTCASDLAKLGHDVTVYEALHVAGGVLMYGIPEFRLPKAVVQAEVENLKKLGVKIEVNSVVGKFTTVDELMENEGYDAIFIGTGAGLPYFMKIPGENACGVYSANEFLTRTNLMKAYQFPDWDTPIKIGKKVAVLGGGNVAMDGARTALRLGAEESWIVYRRSHEELPARKEEVEHAEEEGVKFAFLTSPVEILSNEEGWVTGMKCIKYELGEPDASGRRRPVPIEGSEYIMDVDTVVVAIGQGPNPLVPRTTKGLELTSRGNIVADPETGATSKPGVFAGGDVVTGAATVILAMGAGRTAAKSIHAYLTSK
- a CDS encoding sulfide/dihydroorotate dehydrogenase-like FAD/NAD-binding protein; this translates as MFKILEKQVFSPIIKLFVIDAPKVAKSCQAGQFIILRIHEEGERIPLTIADFDREKGTVTIVFQEVGKTTKQLGAMEAGDYIKDFVGPLGEPTHIENVGNVVCVGGGVGVAPVHPIARAFKEAGNHVIGIMGARNKELMFWEDHMRAACSELLVTTDDGSYVRKGFVTDVLKEVIESKGKENIPLVIAIGPQPMMRAVCNMTKEYGIKTIVSLNALMVDGTGMCGCCRVSVGNETKFVCVDGPDFDGHQVDWAELSRRQVYFKAEEQKALEHHECKCGCGGGK
- the xseB gene encoding exodeoxyribonuclease VII small subunit, which gives rise to MNNDAISFEEALARLEELVNRLEEGNLPLEESLKLFAEGISLTKKCNKHLEQAEKQISILLEDDQGQSVIREEEL
- the xseA gene encoding exodeoxyribonuclease VII large subunit; amino-acid sequence: MQIFTVQQLTGHIKNLLENDRQLINLWVKGEVSNYKKATSGHIYFTLKDNYSCIRVVMFRSRARNLKCSPGNGMAVRVRGYVTVYDRDGQYQLYAEQLEPDGTGALFAALENLKQELAAEGLFDHSRKKRLPRFPRCVGIVTSRTGAAVRDVMQILRRRWPQVKIILAPVAVQGEAAPREVSRALEQLNRLNSVDLIIVGRGGGSLEELWAFNTEQVVRSIAASRIPVISAVGHETDFTLADMAADLRAPTPSAAAELAVPDRLETKRLVDMQAARLTRSLEQQIIGYRQRLSHCARSRVLARPLDKLVEQRRQAVDMLEKQLAGLARTGVNGLAGRLALLAGRLDALSPLATLARGYSYTLCPDGAVLRDSRQVQAGDQVQVHLHRGMIECLVKEIK
- a CDS encoding bifunctional 5,10-methylenetetrahydrofolate dehydrogenase/5,10-methenyltetrahydrofolate cyclohydrolase; translation: MATLIDGKAIAATIREEVKAEVAQLREKGIVPKLNVLLVGDDPASVVYARSKEKSCANVGIDFELKTMTGSSTLEEVLAVIDAWNKDTSVHGIMIELPLPKGMDKKVVLESVDPKKDVDGSHPINRGYILSGGEGLFPATPQSCIEVMLRSGIEIKGKNAVIVGRGETVGKPLVFMMLNQNATVTVCHTKTADLAYHTKQADILIAAVGRAKMITADMIKPGAVVVDAGINPAEGGGICGDVDFENAKEVAGAITPVPGGVGSLTTVLIQKNVLKAIKLQGLA
- the amaP gene encoding alkaline shock response membrane anchor protein AmaP; translated protein: MGPFDRGILLLYTTTLTLLFMALGVFLAGWPDPAKRLWGEINTSSNYEILWTLVVVYVIMGLRLLWKSLKPERRKQAVVHEGGLGQVRVSLAAVETLAEKAVADVPGIKEVKAKVESSPRGIAMHLKLITAPDINIPAVSEDIQKKVKDSIYNVVGVTVSEVRVAVESFKTAKPRVE
- the nusB gene encoding transcription antitermination factor NusB, giving the protein MGRRQSRESAMQVLYQVDVGKMAVDEALRNIQENFVLAESDFEFASQLVYGTLEKMEELDKTIAGYSREWQLERMAAVDRNILRLAMYEMLYVDDIPHGVSINEAVELAKRFGGKDSGKFINGILGAFARRVGETRA
- the accC gene encoding acetyl-CoA carboxylase biotin carboxylase subunit translates to MISKILIANRGEIAVRIIRACREMNIASVAVYSESDRDSLHVRMADEAVCIGPPPPGRSYLNISNVISAALITRADAIHPGYGFLSENDKFAEICAANGLIFIGPPAEAMRLMGNKVQARETMLASGVPVVPGSRGVISDAGQALQVAAEIGYPVLIKASSGGGGKGMRVAQCEEEVARGILTARSEATAAFGSGDIYLEKYVEEPRHIEIQLLADNYGNIVHLGERDCSIQRRNQKIIEESPSSAVDEELRRRLSEAAVAAARVVGYRSAGTVEFLLDKHGNFYFIEMNTRIQVEHPVTEMVTGIDLIKEQIRIASGEELGYRQEDIRFSGWAIECRINAEDPDRNFMACPGKITSFQPPGGPGVRLDSAIFAGWEVPPHYDSMLGKLIVWGRDRSEAVTRMQRALDELAINGVKTIIPFHRRILRNAFFRRGEIYTNFIQRRIIPQG
- a CDS encoding Asp23/Gls24 family envelope stress response protein, producing the protein MVREEKNSLGTIRIADDVVRIIAGLAATEVPGVVGMSGGVVGGITEKLGRKNLSKGVKVEVGEKEAAVDLFIVVEYGSRIPDVAAKIQDVVKNAIEKMTGLVVVEVNVNVQGVAFANEPGEEEHSNRVK